In a genomic window of Primulina huaijiensis isolate GDHJ02 chromosome 10, ASM1229523v2, whole genome shotgun sequence:
- the LOC140986154 gene encoding uncharacterized protein: MAFRSFYNEIKGLKVKELPARLKPIFTFSFVSNSVKRGLDNYHAKYIETSSIDPLYHVCFGGMALSYLLALPEERRHLEHKQHGGH; encoded by the coding sequence ATGGCGTTTAGGAGTTTCTACAACGAGATCAAGGGGCTGAAGGTGAAGGAGTTGCCTGCTCGTTTGAAGCCCATTTTCACCTTCAGTTTTGTCAGCAACTCTGTGAAGCGTGGACTCGACAATTACCACGCCAAGTACATCGAGACCAGTTCCATCGACCCTCTCTATCACGTGTGTTTCGGAGGAATGGCCTTGTCCTACCTCCTTGCCCTGCCCGAGGAGCGCCGTCACCTCGAGCACAAGCAACACGGTGGCCATTGA
- the LOC140986276 gene encoding uncharacterized protein isoform X1 produces MHLVPHEIRSEDSSETEPILLQPGGLERLEESTSSIAISLAVDSSVAAEDTSGLNVDEDISLVRPDQPQCRICLDIEGEELIAPCHCKGTQKYVHRSCLDNWRSTKEGFAFAHCTECRAKFILRANVPPDRWWLRLKFQILVARDHLVIFVIVQLIVAFLGVLVYKFYGEELREMFGYEEHPYGFYIMAVLAIVLVGLLYGFFIAIICGQKINERHYHVLAKQELTKEYVVEDRESNKDVPRLDPSHVTELRMLGLY; encoded by the exons ATGCATTTAGTACCGCATGAAATTCGGTCGGAGGATAGCTCGGAAACAGAGCCCATTTTACTACAGCCCGGCGGCCTGGAAAGATTGGAGGAATCGACATCGTCGATTGCGATAAGTCTGGCCGTGGATTCTTCTGTAGCTGCTGAGGATACATCTGGTCTTAATGTTGATGAGGATATTTCTCTGGTGCGTCCTGACCAACCACAATGTCGCATATGCCTTGATATCGAAg GAGAGGAGTTAATTGCACCATGTCATTGTAAAGGCACCCAAAAGTACGTCCACAGATCATGTCTTGATAATTGGAGGTCAACAAAG GAGGGCTTTGCTTTTGCTCACTGTACAGAATGCAGGGCAAAGTTTATATTGCGTGCAAATGTCCCTCCCGATCGGTGGTGGTTGAGGTTAAAGTTTCAGATTCTTGTTGCAAGGGATCATTTGGTCATTTTTGTTATTGTTCAGCTG ATTGTTGCATTCTTAGGTGTACTGGTATACAAATTTTATGGAGAAGAACTCCGGGAGATGTTTGGTTATGAAGAACACCCATATGGATTTTATATTATGGCAG TTCTGGCGATTGTGCTCGTAGGATTGCTTTATGGATTCTTCATCGCAATAATTTGTGGACAGAAGATCAATGAGCGCCACTACCATGTGCTTGCTAAACAGGAATTGACAAAG GAATACGTGGTAGAAGACCGAGAATCCAATAAAGACGTACCCAGACTCGATCCTAGCCATGTGACTGAGCTAAGGATGTTGGGACTCTATTAA
- the LOC140986276 gene encoding uncharacterized protein isoform X2 — protein MHLVPHEIRSEDSSETEPILLQPGGLERLEESTSSIAISLAVDSSVAAEDTSGLNVDEDISLVRPDQPQCRICLDIEGEELIAPCHCKGTQKYVHRSCLDNWRSTKEGFAFAHCTECRAKFILRANVPPDRWWLRLKFQILVARDHLVIFVIVQLIVAFLGVLVYKFYGEELREMFGYEEHPYGFYIMAVLAIVLVGLLYGFFIAIICGQKINERHYHVLAKQELTKV, from the exons ATGCATTTAGTACCGCATGAAATTCGGTCGGAGGATAGCTCGGAAACAGAGCCCATTTTACTACAGCCCGGCGGCCTGGAAAGATTGGAGGAATCGACATCGTCGATTGCGATAAGTCTGGCCGTGGATTCTTCTGTAGCTGCTGAGGATACATCTGGTCTTAATGTTGATGAGGATATTTCTCTGGTGCGTCCTGACCAACCACAATGTCGCATATGCCTTGATATCGAAg GAGAGGAGTTAATTGCACCATGTCATTGTAAAGGCACCCAAAAGTACGTCCACAGATCATGTCTTGATAATTGGAGGTCAACAAAG GAGGGCTTTGCTTTTGCTCACTGTACAGAATGCAGGGCAAAGTTTATATTGCGTGCAAATGTCCCTCCCGATCGGTGGTGGTTGAGGTTAAAGTTTCAGATTCTTGTTGCAAGGGATCATTTGGTCATTTTTGTTATTGTTCAGCTG ATTGTTGCATTCTTAGGTGTACTGGTATACAAATTTTATGGAGAAGAACTCCGGGAGATGTTTGGTTATGAAGAACACCCATATGGATTTTATATTATGGCAG TTCTGGCGATTGTGCTCGTAGGATTGCTTTATGGATTCTTCATCGCAATAATTTGTGGACAGAAGATCAATGAGCGCCACTACCATGTGCTTGCTAAACAGGAATTGACAAAGGTTTAG
- the LOC140986283 gene encoding mediator of RNA polymerase II transcription subunit 8 isoform X2, with amino-acid sequence MEGGPVRAGMQDQQQPPAKVVERLNSAVQQQLNLDSVKTRAISLFKAISRILEDFDSIARTNADPRWQDTLSQFSMVNLELFNIVEEIKNVSKAFVVHPKNVNAENATVLPVMLSSKLLPEMEADDNAKREQLLQSMRGLPVAAQIEKLKTRIDMIGAACESAEKIIADARKAYFSTRQGPTVLPTIDKVQAAKIQEQENLLRSAVNHGEGLRILGDQRQVTSSLPVHLVDVLTANDGSQSFSDSSGMYQKNTPPLLSTTNNNSQGSLLQATGPQLIGRAAASPSGATGSTTFDNTSASPLQYANSPRSGPNVMNTPSPQQHSQSQQQQQQQQQQLQQQQLQQQHQHRQKIMQLPPHQQQLLAQQQLRQSSMPGLGQNHVSQLHDIQGQTQPKFQSMHGQHHVQFSQPLAAQQLQGRQLTSSAMHMGQNQLNQGIHLNRQLNQFSSPANSALFNAAQTTPTSQMFGMSAGNRTLPPPNLSDQMFNSGASNASGMMSIQQQHGTQGAFGNTPQSTQTIQQSGLQQQQRPQNQQ; translated from the exons ATGGAAGGAGGACCGGTTAGGGCAGGAATGCAAGATCAACAACAACCGCCTGCGAAGGTTGTGGAACGCCTGAATTCGGCAGTACAGCAGCAGCTCAATCTCGACTCCGTGAAAACCCGTGCAATCAGCCTCTTCAAAGCCATCTCTCGCATCCTAGAAGACTTCGACTCCATCGCTCGCACAAATGCCGATCCCAGATG GCAAGATACGTTAAGTCAGTTCTCGATGGTCAATCTGGAGCTTTTTAATATCGTTGAAGAAATTAAGAATGTTTCTAAGGCTTTTGTTGTGCATCCTAAGAATGTTAATGCTGAGAATGCTACGG TTCTGCCTGTTATGTTGTCATCAAAGCTTTTGCCCGAAATGGAGGCGGATGACAATGCCAAGAGAGAACAGCTATTACAAAGCATGCGGGGTCTACCTGTGGCTGCACAAATTGAAAAGCTAAAA ACTAGAATTGATATGATCGGGGCTGCCTGTGAAAGTGCTGAGAAAATCATAGCTGATGCTCGGAAAGCCTACTTCAGCACTCGTCAAGGACCAACGGTTCTCCCCACAATCGATAAGGTTCAAGCTGCAAAAATACAAGAGCAAGAGAATTTACTCCGAAGTGCTGTCAATCACGGCGAAG GACTGAGAATACTTGGAGACCAAAGGCAAGTAACATCTTCACTTCCGGTGCATTTGGTAGATGTACTCACTGCCAATGATGGTTCTCAGTCCTTCTCAGATTCATCTG GAATGTACCAGAAGAACACACCTCCCCTTTTGTCTACCACCAATAATAACAGCCAAGGTTCTTTGTTGCAG GCTACTGGACCACAACTCATTGGAAGAGCTGCAGCTTCGCCTTCTGGTGCTACTGGGAGTACCACCTTTGACAATACATCTGCTTCTCCTCTGCAATATGCTAATTCACCAAGATCTGGTCCAAACGTCATGAACACACCGTCTCCGCAGCAACACTCACAGTCACAGCAACAGCAACAGCAACAGCAACAACAACTACAACAACAGCAACTACAACAACAGCACCAGCATAGGCAGAAAATAATGCAGTTACCTCCGCATCAGCAGCAACTGCTAGCCCAACAGCAGTTAAGACAATCCTCCATGCCTGGCCTGGGACAG AACCATGTATCTCAGCTGCATGATATACAGGGCCAGACACAGCCGAAGTTTCAGTCG ATGCATGGACAACATCATGTGCAATTTTCTCAGCCACTGGCGGCTCAGCAGCTTCAGGGTAGGCAGCTTACATCTTCTGCTATGCATATGGGCCAAAACCAACTAAACCAAGGAATTCACCTTAAtcgtcaactgaaccagttttCTAGCCCAGCGAACAGTGCATTGTTCAATGCTGCCCAGACGACACCAACCTCTCAGATG TTTGGAATGTCTGCTGGCAATCGGACACTTCCTCCCCCAAATCTGAGTGATCAGA TGTTCAACTCGGGAGCAAGCAATGCTAGTGGTATGATGTCTATCCAGCAGCAACATGGTACACAGGGTGCATTTGGGAACACACCGCAAAGTACTCAGACTATTCAACAATCTGGcctacagcagcagcagcgaccACAAAACCAGCAGTAA
- the LOC140986283 gene encoding mediator of RNA polymerase II transcription subunit 8 isoform X1, whose protein sequence is MEGGPVRAGMQDQQQPPAKVVERLNSAVQQQLNLDSVKTRAISLFKAISRILEDFDSIARTNADPRWQDTLSQFSMVNLELFNIVEEIKNVSKAFVVHPKNVNAENATVLPVMLSSKLLPEMEADDNAKREQLLQSMRGLPVAAQIEKLKTRIDMIGAACESAEKIIADARKAYFSTRQGPTVLPTIDKVQAAKIQEQENLLRSAVNHGEGLRILGDQRQVTSSLPVHLVDVLTANDGSQSFSDSSGMYQKNTPPLLSTTNNNSQGSLLQATGPQLIGRAAASPSGATGSTTFDNTSASPLQYANSPRSGPNVMNTPSPQQHSQSQQQQQQQQQQLQQQQLQQQHQHRQKIMQLPPHQQQLLAQQQLRQSSMPGLGQNHVSQLHDIQGQTQPKFQSMHGQHHVQFSQPLAAQQLQGRQLTSSAMHMGQNQLNQGIHLNRQLNQFSSPANSALFNAAQTTPTSQMIPNISAMMPSQSILPRMQFGMSAGNRTLPPPNLSDQMFNSGASNASGMMSIQQQHGTQGAFGNTPQSTQTIQQSGLQQQQRPQNQQ, encoded by the exons ATGGAAGGAGGACCGGTTAGGGCAGGAATGCAAGATCAACAACAACCGCCTGCGAAGGTTGTGGAACGCCTGAATTCGGCAGTACAGCAGCAGCTCAATCTCGACTCCGTGAAAACCCGTGCAATCAGCCTCTTCAAAGCCATCTCTCGCATCCTAGAAGACTTCGACTCCATCGCTCGCACAAATGCCGATCCCAGATG GCAAGATACGTTAAGTCAGTTCTCGATGGTCAATCTGGAGCTTTTTAATATCGTTGAAGAAATTAAGAATGTTTCTAAGGCTTTTGTTGTGCATCCTAAGAATGTTAATGCTGAGAATGCTACGG TTCTGCCTGTTATGTTGTCATCAAAGCTTTTGCCCGAAATGGAGGCGGATGACAATGCCAAGAGAGAACAGCTATTACAAAGCATGCGGGGTCTACCTGTGGCTGCACAAATTGAAAAGCTAAAA ACTAGAATTGATATGATCGGGGCTGCCTGTGAAAGTGCTGAGAAAATCATAGCTGATGCTCGGAAAGCCTACTTCAGCACTCGTCAAGGACCAACGGTTCTCCCCACAATCGATAAGGTTCAAGCTGCAAAAATACAAGAGCAAGAGAATTTACTCCGAAGTGCTGTCAATCACGGCGAAG GACTGAGAATACTTGGAGACCAAAGGCAAGTAACATCTTCACTTCCGGTGCATTTGGTAGATGTACTCACTGCCAATGATGGTTCTCAGTCCTTCTCAGATTCATCTG GAATGTACCAGAAGAACACACCTCCCCTTTTGTCTACCACCAATAATAACAGCCAAGGTTCTTTGTTGCAG GCTACTGGACCACAACTCATTGGAAGAGCTGCAGCTTCGCCTTCTGGTGCTACTGGGAGTACCACCTTTGACAATACATCTGCTTCTCCTCTGCAATATGCTAATTCACCAAGATCTGGTCCAAACGTCATGAACACACCGTCTCCGCAGCAACACTCACAGTCACAGCAACAGCAACAGCAACAGCAACAACAACTACAACAACAGCAACTACAACAACAGCACCAGCATAGGCAGAAAATAATGCAGTTACCTCCGCATCAGCAGCAACTGCTAGCCCAACAGCAGTTAAGACAATCCTCCATGCCTGGCCTGGGACAG AACCATGTATCTCAGCTGCATGATATACAGGGCCAGACACAGCCGAAGTTTCAGTCG ATGCATGGACAACATCATGTGCAATTTTCTCAGCCACTGGCGGCTCAGCAGCTTCAGGGTAGGCAGCTTACATCTTCTGCTATGCATATGGGCCAAAACCAACTAAACCAAGGAATTCACCTTAAtcgtcaactgaaccagttttCTAGCCCAGCGAACAGTGCATTGTTCAATGCTGCCCAGACGACACCAACCTCTCAGATG ATCCCAAACATATCTGCTATGATGCCTTCTCAATCGATTCTTCCAAGAATGCAA TTTGGAATGTCTGCTGGCAATCGGACACTTCCTCCCCCAAATCTGAGTGATCAGA TGTTCAACTCGGGAGCAAGCAATGCTAGTGGTATGATGTCTATCCAGCAGCAACATGGTACACAGGGTGCATTTGGGAACACACCGCAAAGTACTCAGACTATTCAACAATCTGGcctacagcagcagcagcgaccACAAAACCAGCAGTAA
- the LOC140986283 gene encoding mediator of RNA polymerase II transcription subunit 8 isoform X3, with the protein MEGGPVRAGMQDQQQPPAKVVERLNSAVQQQLNLDSVKTRAISLFKAISRILEDFDSIARTNADPRWQDTLSQFSMVNLELFNIVEEIKNVSKAFVVHPKNVNAENATVLPVMLSSKLLPEMEADDNAKREQLLQSMRGLPVAAQIEKLKTRIDMIGAACESAEKIIADARKAYFSTRQGPTVLPTIDKVQAAKIQEQENLLRSAVNHGEGLRILGDQRQVTSSLPVHLVDVLTANDGSQSFSDSSGMYQKNTPPLLSTTNNNSQGSLLQATGPQLIGRAAASPSGATGSTTFDNTSASPLQYANSPRSGPNVMNTPSPQQHSQSQQQQQQQQQQLQQQQLQQQHQHRQKIMQLPPHQQQLLAQQQLRQSSMPGLGQMHGQHHVQFSQPLAAQQLQGRQLTSSAMHMGQNQLNQGIHLNRQLNQFSSPANSALFNAAQTTPTSQMIPNISAMMPSQSILPRMQFGMSAGNRTLPPPNLSDQMFNSGASNASGMMSIQQQHGTQGAFGNTPQSTQTIQQSGLQQQQRPQNQQ; encoded by the exons ATGGAAGGAGGACCGGTTAGGGCAGGAATGCAAGATCAACAACAACCGCCTGCGAAGGTTGTGGAACGCCTGAATTCGGCAGTACAGCAGCAGCTCAATCTCGACTCCGTGAAAACCCGTGCAATCAGCCTCTTCAAAGCCATCTCTCGCATCCTAGAAGACTTCGACTCCATCGCTCGCACAAATGCCGATCCCAGATG GCAAGATACGTTAAGTCAGTTCTCGATGGTCAATCTGGAGCTTTTTAATATCGTTGAAGAAATTAAGAATGTTTCTAAGGCTTTTGTTGTGCATCCTAAGAATGTTAATGCTGAGAATGCTACGG TTCTGCCTGTTATGTTGTCATCAAAGCTTTTGCCCGAAATGGAGGCGGATGACAATGCCAAGAGAGAACAGCTATTACAAAGCATGCGGGGTCTACCTGTGGCTGCACAAATTGAAAAGCTAAAA ACTAGAATTGATATGATCGGGGCTGCCTGTGAAAGTGCTGAGAAAATCATAGCTGATGCTCGGAAAGCCTACTTCAGCACTCGTCAAGGACCAACGGTTCTCCCCACAATCGATAAGGTTCAAGCTGCAAAAATACAAGAGCAAGAGAATTTACTCCGAAGTGCTGTCAATCACGGCGAAG GACTGAGAATACTTGGAGACCAAAGGCAAGTAACATCTTCACTTCCGGTGCATTTGGTAGATGTACTCACTGCCAATGATGGTTCTCAGTCCTTCTCAGATTCATCTG GAATGTACCAGAAGAACACACCTCCCCTTTTGTCTACCACCAATAATAACAGCCAAGGTTCTTTGTTGCAG GCTACTGGACCACAACTCATTGGAAGAGCTGCAGCTTCGCCTTCTGGTGCTACTGGGAGTACCACCTTTGACAATACATCTGCTTCTCCTCTGCAATATGCTAATTCACCAAGATCTGGTCCAAACGTCATGAACACACCGTCTCCGCAGCAACACTCACAGTCACAGCAACAGCAACAGCAACAGCAACAACAACTACAACAACAGCAACTACAACAACAGCACCAGCATAGGCAGAAAATAATGCAGTTACCTCCGCATCAGCAGCAACTGCTAGCCCAACAGCAGTTAAGACAATCCTCCATGCCTGGCCTGGGACAG ATGCATGGACAACATCATGTGCAATTTTCTCAGCCACTGGCGGCTCAGCAGCTTCAGGGTAGGCAGCTTACATCTTCTGCTATGCATATGGGCCAAAACCAACTAAACCAAGGAATTCACCTTAAtcgtcaactgaaccagttttCTAGCCCAGCGAACAGTGCATTGTTCAATGCTGCCCAGACGACACCAACCTCTCAGATG ATCCCAAACATATCTGCTATGATGCCTTCTCAATCGATTCTTCCAAGAATGCAA TTTGGAATGTCTGCTGGCAATCGGACACTTCCTCCCCCAAATCTGAGTGATCAGA TGTTCAACTCGGGAGCAAGCAATGCTAGTGGTATGATGTCTATCCAGCAGCAACATGGTACACAGGGTGCATTTGGGAACACACCGCAAAGTACTCAGACTATTCAACAATCTGGcctacagcagcagcagcgaccACAAAACCAGCAGTAA